Proteins encoded in a region of the Osmerus mordax isolate fOsmMor3 chromosome 17, fOsmMor3.pri, whole genome shotgun sequence genome:
- the ucmaa gene encoding upper zone of growth plate and cartilage matrix associated a: MMTWTNLLFVSLLATLLILTVFSGVEGAAVRDDGKAEEPKGSAARVFMPEADASNFLKRRSRRYAKHQGEILAEQRVRLTADERRREYYDEQRSEFENYVEEERDEQNERTREKTEQWREFHYDGLYPRYDHNRHYV, encoded by the exons ATGATGACCTGGACCAATCTGCTCTTCGTCTCCCTGCTCgccaccctcctcatcctcacag ttttcagtggggtggagggagcagCCGTCAGGGACGATGGCAAAGCAGAGGAGCCCAAAG GATCAGCAGCTCGGGTCTTCATGCCTGAGGCGGACGCATCCAACTTTCTCAAACGCCGCAGTCGTCGCTACGCCAAACACCAGGGGGAGATCCTCG cGGAGCAGAGGGTGAGGCTGACGgctgatgagaggaggagagagtactACGACGAGCAGAGGAGCGAGTTTGAGAACTACGTGGAGGAGGAGCGTGACG AGCAGAACGAAAGGACCAGGGAGAAGACGGAACAGTGGAGAGAGTTCCACTACGATGGCCTTTATCCTCGCTACGACCACAACCGCCACTACGTCTGA